From the genome of Chelonia mydas isolate rCheMyd1 chromosome 2, rCheMyd1.pri.v2, whole genome shotgun sequence, one region includes:
- the NXPH1 gene encoding neurexophilin-1: MQAVYWYAVLLLQPTLYLVTCANLTNGGKSELLKSSSSKSTLKHIWTESSKDLSISRLLSQTFHGKENDTDLDLRYDAPETYSEQDLWDWLRNSTDLQEPRPRAKRRPIVKTGKFKKMFGWGDFHSNIKTVKLNLLITGKIVDHGNGTFSVYFRHNSTGQGNVSVSLVPPTKIVEFDLAQQTVIDAKDSKSFNCRIEYEKVDKATKNTLCNYDPSKTCYQEQTQSHVSWLCSKPFKVICIYISFYSTDYKLVQKVCPDYNYHSDTPYFPSG, from the coding sequence gtCACATGTGCAAATTTAACAAATGGCGGCAAATCAGAACTTCTAAAATCAAGCAGCTCCAAATCCACACTAAAGCACATATGGACAGAAAGCAGCAAAGACTTGTCCATCAGCCGACTGCTATCACAGACTTTTCATGGCAAAGAAAATGATACAGATTTGGACCTGCGATATGATGCCCCAGAAACATATTCTGAGCAAGATCTCTGGGACTGGCTGAGGAACTCCACAGATCTTCAAGAGCCTCGACCCAGAGCAAAGAGACGGCCCATTGTCAAGACTGGGAAATTTAAGAAAATGTTTGGCTGGGGCGACTTTCATTCCAACATCAAAACTGTGAAGTTAAACCTTTTAATAACTGGGAAAATTGTTGATCATGGCAATGGGACGTTTAGCGTTTATTTCAGGCACAATTCCACTGGCCAAGGGAATGTATCTGTGAGCCTGGTACCCCCAACCAAAATAGTGGAATTTGACTTGGCACAACAAACGGTGATTGATGCCAAAGATTCCAAGTCCTTTAACTGTCGCATCGAATATGAAAAGGTCGACAAGGCTACCAAGAACACACTCTGCAACTATGACCCTTCAAAAACGTGTTATCAGGAGCAGACCCAAAGTCATGTGTCATGGCTCTGCTCCAAGCCCTTTAAAGTAATCTGTATTTACATTTCCTTTTATAGTACAGATTATAAACTAGTACAGAAGGTGTGTCCTGATTATAACTACCACAGTGACACGCCCTACTTCCCTTCGGGTTGA